The genomic stretch GCGCCTCGATTACTACTTCTCATTCTTCTAGTGCGGACTATAACCGTTCAGGAATCCCTCTTGTTGAAATCGTCTCCGAACCAGAAATTCGCTCAGGTGAAGAGGCTAAAGTTTATCTCGAGAAGCTGAAGGCCATCTTAGAATATACGGGTGTTTCCGATGTGAAGATGGAGCAGGGTTCTCTACGCTGCGATGCCAATGTCTCCATTCGCCCGGTAGGGACCACCACTCTAGGTACAAAGACAGAGATTAAGAATATGAACTCCTTCCGTGCTGTCCAGCGCGCTATTGAATATGAAGTGGAGAGGCAGATTGCTGTAGTGCAAGATGGGGAGGCCATCATTCAAGAGACTAGGGGTTGGGATGAGAATAAGGGGATCACCCTATCGATGCGCAATAAGGAAAACCCTGATTATAGATGCTTCATTGATGCAGAACTTACTCATATCAAGCTGACACCGGAGTGGATCGAAGGGGTAAAAGCTTCCCTTCCGGAATTACCCGATGCTCGTCAGAAAAGGCTAGTTGAAGAGTACGGGCTGCCGGCTTATGATGCGGCCGTCATTACCAGCTCACTGGATTTGGCTGAGTTTTTTGATGCCACATTGGATCAATTTCCAGATGCTAAATTAATCAGCAACTGGATTATGGGGGAGCTCTTACGTCTATTGAATGCCCAAAATCTGGAGCTGAGTGAGGCTAAGGTTACACCAGATCGATTAGCTAAACTTCTTGCGCTGATTAAGAAAGGGACCATTAGCAACAAAATCGGCAAAGAGGTTTTTGAGCTGATGTTTAAGGAAGGTAAAGAGCCGGAGCAAATCGTGGAGGAAAAGGGTCTGGTTCAGATCTCTGACGAGGGACAATTAACTGAGATTCTTACGGAGATTATCGCTAAGAACCCTAAGTCCGTGGAGGATTTCCAATCCGGTAAGGAACAAGCCATCGGCTTTTTGGTTGGTCAAGTCATGAAGGCCACCAAAGGGCAGGCCAATCCAGGTGCCGTCAATGGGATGCTTAGGGAAATGCTAACAAAAAAATAGTAGGTGGTGCTAAAGCTGGAATTGCCACTGAGCGGGAATCTAAAGAATAGACGCCTTTATAAAGAGTCTATATCTTTAGGTTTTTTTTTCTGTATAATCAAATGCAAAGCACTTCAAGAATATTAAAATGGACCCCGTAAAGTGGACACTTAAAAAAGTCCCTTTGTGTCCAGTTTTTATTGACAGTTCCAAGTAAGACAAGGACTGCAGCTATGGACAAGGCAATGGGTAATTTTAACATACAAGACTAACGACTGCTAGGACCTTTGCCACCTATGCTAGTTATCGTTAACAATTATTTGAGCACATATTTGTTTGCTAGCGATAAATGAATCAGAGGTACTTTGTTGTATAATCAAAGTGTGAAAGATAAGAAAATTCGAGGAAATACACACAATCAGCAATTGATGTTTCATTTGCTGGAGCGACAGAGTGACCCAACAGGCTTTGAACTGTTTGGGTTGGCTGCCTAAACAAATCCAGTTAAGGGGGGATGTGACGTCTCGAAATTACTCACGGGTAAAATTGTTTTTAGCCTTGATGCAGTGATTTTTAGTTTTTCAGTCTTAAGGTCAAGTTTTAGGAGGTAAATTCAAATGAAAAAAGTAATCGGGTTGATTCTAGCCGTTACCTTAACCTTAACTGGATGCGCTTCAAAAACGAATAGCGGTGGAGACTCCAGTAACGCAGGGTCAAGTGAAAAACAAATTGTAATGAAAATTGGACATACCCAGATCGAACAGAGCCCACGTCATGCAGTGTCCTTAAAGTTTAAAGAGTATGTAGAAAAAG from Desulfitobacterium dichloroeliminans LMG P-21439 encodes the following:
- the gatB gene encoding Asp-tRNA(Asn)/Glu-tRNA(Gln) amidotransferase subunit GatB; this translates as MSTYEAVIGLEVHVELKTQSKLFCGCSTEFGKEPNTQVCPVCLGLPGSAGVLNKKVVELATKAGLALNCEIGTHTWFDRKNYYYPDLPKGYQVSQVFRPIAYKGYLDIEVEDQQMRINITRAHIEEDPGKLVHSGASITTSHSSSADYNRSGIPLVEIVSEPEIRSGEEAKVYLEKLKAILEYTGVSDVKMEQGSLRCDANVSIRPVGTTTLGTKTEIKNMNSFRAVQRAIEYEVERQIAVVQDGEAIIQETRGWDENKGITLSMRNKENPDYRCFIDAELTHIKLTPEWIEGVKASLPELPDARQKRLVEEYGLPAYDAAVITSSLDLAEFFDATLDQFPDAKLISNWIMGELLRLLNAQNLELSEAKVTPDRLAKLLALIKKGTISNKIGKEVFELMFKEGKEPEQIVEEKGLVQISDEGQLTEILTEIIAKNPKSVEDFQSGKEQAIGFLVGQVMKATKGQANPGAVNGMLREMLTKK